In Pirellula sp. SH-Sr6A, the DNA window GCGGGTTGGAACGTGAGGACTTGGTTTCCAGGAAGCAATGCGAGCTTGGGGAGCAGAACGAATTCACGGCTTGGTTTCGTATGGATTGCGAGATCCACGAACATACCATTTACCAAGGCTGGCAGTCCGCCGTTCGAATCTTCATCAATCTTTTCCTTGTTGCGATAGACTTCTCGAGGATTCTCGACCGTGACGCGCACGGGAACCGTACGACTCTTCGAATCGAGTCCAATTCCTTCGTAACGACTGAGATGTCCCTCCCACGCGTATTCGATATCCTCGCGTCCAGGGACGCGGTAGCTGACGCTGACAGGGGTTCGAGGAAGTTCGTAGCTAGAAGCTTGAATGACACTTGAACCTGCTTTCCCCGTGCCCTGGTTTTGGTCTAGGACGAGGAGAAGCTGGTCGGTCCGCAGATTGCAAGAGACTTCGACGCGTTGGGTATCTTCAATCTGGCAAAGCGTTGCACCTTTTGCAACATAGGAATCCTCTTCGACCGATTCGCTCACAATCACTCCATCGATAGGAGACCGGATGCTGGTGCGCTCCAAGTTGACGACAGCTTGAGCGAGTTGGGCGGCCGCTAACTTCTCGGCCAATTGAATTCGAGTCCGGCGAGTCTCGAGAACCTGCATTTGGTTTTGTATGGTAAGGCGTTGATTGGCGCTGGAGAGGCGTGTGCGGCGAGCTTGATCCAACTCGCTTTCGCTAACGAGTCCCGCTGGAAGCGATTCCAATCGCTTGATTTCTTTCTCCTGCAATGCAACTTCTTCGTCGGCGAGTTCCAACGACCGCTTTGCATTGGAAACTTCTTGGTCTAGCTCTCTCTGCTGCGAATATTCGCTATCGCGAAGCGCCTGGAGTCTCTGGACTTCCAATTCAAAGTCGGTGGCATCGAGCTGAAAAAGTACCTCGCCCTTCTTCACAAATCGACCGAGCCTGCAATTGGCGCTCTTGGTTTTTATTTTCGAACCGACTTCGGCGGCGAGCGTTATGCGTCGAAACGGAACGACCGTACCGTTGAGGCTGATGTCGAGCGATTTGTTACCCGAGTAGGCTTCAATAGGGGCCACCGAAACAATTTGTAGCCTTCCCAATTTGGACGCTGGGTCCATTCCATCCCGTCGCGCCTCGCGCGGTTCCTGAGTTCCCATGGAGACCAAAGCGCCAATGCCGATGGCAACAATGGCTGCTGGAAGAACCAACGCGTAAAGAAAAGTCTGCAAGGGGTTGGCAACGGGGGTCACAGATTTGAGCTTCGCAATGAGATAAGTGGGGAGAAGGCATGAAAAGGCCGGCTCGCAATTCCTAACAGTGTATTTCCCTGTCGAGTTCGACGCCAACCAGATCGGGAGTGGCATTTTGCCCTCGCTTCCCGGCGAAGGTCATTGGCTCTTTAAGGGGTGAAGATTTCAAAACGTCCGTGAGCCACCGTGCTCACGGGCTGGAACGCTCCCCGACATCCAGTTGGGGAGCAGTCGGAGCAGCGGAGCGGTCGGATGCAGAATCCTTGGATTTTCCTTGCTATTTCGCCGCGATCGCCGGGAATTGGACTGCGAACAGGGGGGACGAACTTCATGGCTCCGCTGTCAAAATCGGCAAGTTTGGCAATTTCCGCAAATCGTGATGAGTTGGTATTCCCGGCATCAAGCACAAGATCCGCAAAAGCCGAAAGAGACAGAAGATCCCTTCAAACCCTAATTGTTCCTTTCCTTGAGGCGCTGGTTGATGATTACGAAAGCGGAAAAGCGACAACGGCTTGCTCGGTGGATTCGAGGGACCTTGATCGTCGCCACCCTACCGATCCTATCCATTCCGGCAGGTTGCAACCGCGCCCATTATCGCCAGCGAGCTGATCAAGAAGTTTGTGAGTTGGTGAACGAAAAAGTGGTGGATGCTTCCGCGCCTGCCATCCCAAGCGTGCAGATGCGGCGGGAGTCGCGAATGTTCGATCCGTTCAATCCAGATCGGCCTCCCATGCCCGAGGACGACGATGTAGCGCATCAGTACATGAAGGTGCTCAACGGAAAAAAGCACTATCCGCTTTGGGATGTGAATGGAAAGACGAACACGGCAGAGAATCCTGTTTGGTGGCAGTATCTTCCACTGGATGAACGCGGTGTTCTCGTTCTTGATGCCAATGCAGCCGTCCGATTGGCAACCTTGCACAACACCACTTATCAGCAGGAAATCGAGACGCTCTATCTATCAGCGCTCGACGTAAGCACCGAAAGATTCTTTCTTGGGAATCAGCTTTTCGCAGGTTATAGTGCGGCATACACCGCAGACGGAAAGCTGCGCCGAGGCGGGGGTGGCAATAGCAGTTCGACCCTTAGCAATGGCGTGTTTTCACGAGGAGCGCGAGGGATTGCTCTCCAACGTCAGTTCACAAACGGCGCCGAAATGATTGTTGGTTTGGCGAACTCGCTCACTTGGCAGCTTGCAGGTCCCGATACGCAAACCGCCACCACAGTGATTGACTTCAGCTTTATCCAACCACTCTTGCGAGGCGGTGGTCGAGATGTTGTGATGGAACGGCTGACCCTCGCCGAACGAACCCTGTTGTACAATGTGCGGGCTTTTGAACGATACCGCACAGGATTCTATCTAAACGTGACAGTCGGGCGTAATAATGATGCTGGTCCGACTCGACGCGGTGGTTTGTTCGGCGGTGCTGGTTTGCAAGGCTTCACGGGGTTGGGTGGCGGATTCGGTACGGTCGGAAACGTGCA includes these proteins:
- a CDS encoding efflux RND transporter periplasmic adaptor subunit, coding for MPLPIWLASNSTGKYTVRNCEPAFSCLLPTYLIAKLKSVTPVANPLQTFLYALVLPAAIVAIGIGALVSMGTQEPREARRDGMDPASKLGRLQIVSVAPIEAYSGNKSLDISLNGTVVPFRRITLAAEVGSKIKTKSANCRLGRFVKKGEVLFQLDATDFELEVQRLQALRDSEYSQQRELDQEVSNAKRSLELADEEVALQEKEIKRLESLPAGLVSESELDQARRTRLSSANQRLTIQNQMQVLETRRTRIQLAEKLAAAQLAQAVVNLERTSIRSPIDGVIVSESVEEDSYVAKGATLCQIEDTQRVEVSCNLRTDQLLLVLDQNQGTGKAGSSVIQASSYELPRTPVSVSYRVPGREDIEYAWEGHLSRYEGIGLDSKSRTVPVRVTVENPREVYRNKEKIDEDSNGGLPALVNGMFVDLAIHTKPSREFVLLPKLALLPGNQVLTFQPAPELIRDESERSPREEKQNTAPKAFDKDVALPGRLPAKSEGVEINVSEWEPGKIQVVNGVKVIRTIRPLGPEGEEYWVAESIPALAPGVLTVVSPMATLVGDGSDTARFQKTNRSSTNAASENLQNGGAQ